One Halictus rubicundus isolate RS-2024b chromosome 10, iyHalRubi1_principal, whole genome shotgun sequence genomic window carries:
- the LOC143357683 gene encoding uncharacterized protein LOC143357683 isoform X1 produces the protein MVTTTREGESWRRLVPEGTIFREDYSKEEASMTLEWFYVTLTAFAVWMYCLNLSMGEPFPENTMVLPSRKFLKSSAVSPVSVFAETKRNNERNGNDHTAKRKGGTSDKSSVVNDVKLLYRLPPSPANLLKPDGFQFYTYNERGDMITKQMTPQEIQALIASGGPDHSNIGVQEPQKAEDILTGGKKVMDVVEKVQNVLKSAMNKPPTLTGTISNSVPEKANVEWSNILPVILAGDKHGDVADDTRYVERFTTTPTIRSSTVRNDYTLENAFATAFTTTAGLDNGIKFAETTPHGFGENRTRQTTSTTLTISTSTANTPTETEKFMIPVAVITAEQKPQAWRSTTQSPIFQKITEILPSTNVVANVENYNDNSNRLSSDGIDSVKSNVSTVPVDATKTNVLPTVSVVSAIVESTTSIVYSSTGQTKPASAVADTSDTSTTWTTSTTPNVATEPTSSISASKAEAPIINVNSSFATTPFYSPSVTPATGTDQISTAGPSSVLQQEIKPTVSTSLSMELINSLSSMIGQVSEISVSSILPISTDFQGQSSHNEVEGKNRENNSEMWKSATASSPIDVPIKLPTTDGGAALPSMADTYDEPIEDSVAGTASTMLPRIDQDRVTWSIPPVASTNSIHSVGGINFTSTWTTFPDDHATPNSTLSEKYTDSTETAITEGPLGATTNATPVTLRTVVKPFDSMKTNSTDFKSSSKISDVIESMLETVSTEANNIRSTEPLALPNLPSEILPPKTLASGLITGYEFTDTNRNVTAVVDTDVPLKLEVHSRLPSATEISTNGSSTNKNANETIYVKLITPSNPAKGPGTFETTTTVSTTRVENNATTLSKDTNDIPTTDSSVSGVAASIDAFTDRAKVSSSENIHYTTTVSSKESSVFLDSKQSISHGTTNVDEITEPSSIITKLEEIPLEAFKKDDTTSATDSDRLDGISSTESIVQVVHDTSTTFDRSSTNEPTSTDTSVDAVDPTIDSIAIVADITVTDASILPTNKETNNSSNTTIDTPSTNLPNKTNSVDVDSSKNETTTESIYPLTGTESKWNITRNVSTNETDKFESLYPSATNTTDDGNFDDKWQRITLHETVATSPTKSTTSTTTTATTTTTAAAATTTTTATTTLSMHETNSTENDTRYQTTPNEVSETSTTVTVTLNPSKSTGGLDSSTKNASNDIVNFSRLCNELALKFWIAANKGLSTGRSLALSPFGMVSLLAMIFLGARGSTSDQMNEVLGLDNVVTFNPHLIFQNVTDAVSLARNQGIANAAFVRELFADKVKIRKLLPFYKEQAHQFYEGLVAEVNFATISDLARRRTNLLIRKQTGGRIRDFVKSNAVPLRSPLAAISANVFQTDCNTSSASTTGRDGELYFAVSSAHRLRKLIPVPATVWRSNVLAGYEPSLDATAIGLGGADKLVSTIFLLPGQQGHAAPGDTLDRLEQRLVKGAFRDDTWNKLLKVLIPRRGLELQIPKFSHRSVVNATAALKRMGLDRLFSHDADFKGINGIGNRLFLSDIVQMNLFSTCGDENTANGRHHVEIYPASPLSRESSSHDYQHRSLDLDGRQLDSDSVAPTFDFRAKNHPRTVSTSGTLSGVSEKQTEDRPRLKLDQPFLYFVRHNPTGLILHMGRFNPRLL, from the exons ATGGTAACAACGACGAGAGAAGGTGAAAGTTGGCGTCGTTTGGTTCCCGAAGGAACCATCTTTCGTGAAG attattcgaaagaggaagcaAGTATGACTTTGGAATGGTTTTACGTAACATTGACGGCATTCGCGGTGTGGATGTACTGTTTGAATTTGAGCATGGGCGAGCCGTTTCCAGAGAATACCATGGTTCTACCGTCTAGGAAATTTCTTAAATCTAG CGCGGTTTCGCCAGTGTCAGTCTTTGCGGAAACTAAACGGAACAACGAAAGAAACGGCAACGATCACACGGCAAAAAGAAAAGGTGGAACCAGCGATAAATCGTCCGTGGTGAACGACGTCAAGTTGTTGTATCGTTTGCCACCTTCTCCTGCCAATTTGCTGAAACCCGATGGGTTTCAGTTTTACACTTACAACGAAAGAGGCGACATGATCACGAAACAAATGACTCCGCAAGAAATTCAAGCTTTGATCGCCAGCGGAGGACCGGATCATTCGAATATAGGGGTTCAAGAACCTCAGAAAGCTGAGGATATACTTACCGGTGGGAAAAAG GTGATGGATGTCGTGGAAAAAGTGCAAAACGTGCTCAAGAGCGCTATGAACAAGCCGCCAACGTTAACGGGAACAATCTCGAATTCGGTGCCGGAAAAAGCAAACGTCGAATGGAGCAACATTCTACCGGTTATTTTGGCTGGTGACAAGCACGGAGACGTAGCTGACGATACCCGTTACGTCGAACGATTTACAACGACGCCAACCATTCGTTCGTCCACCGTTCGAAACGATTACACTCTCGAGAATGCGTTCGCAACGGCGTTTACGACAACGGCTGGACTCGACAACGGCATCAAGTTTGCCGAAACAACTCCTCATGGATTCGGGGAGAATAGAACGCGACAGACCACTTCCACGACTTTGACGATTTCGACTAGCACCGCCAACACGCCCACGGAAACGGAAAAATTCATGATACCTGTGGCCGTTATAACAGCTGAACAGAAACCACAAGCATGGCGTAGTACCACTCAGAGTCctatttttcagaaaataacCGAAATTTTGCCATCGACAAACGTCGTAGCCAACGTCGAAAATTACAACGATAACAGCAATCGTTTGTCCTCGGACGGAATTGACTCGGTAAAATCAAACGTCTCCACGGTTCCTGTCGATGCTACGAAAACGAACGTTTTGCCCACCGTATCGGTGGTAAGCGCGATCGTAGAATCGACGACATCTATCGTTTATTCGTCAACGGGCCAAACTAAACCGGCATCCGCGGTGGCTGATACGTCGGACACGTCGACCACTTGGACCACGTCGACCACGCCGAACGTTGCTACAGAACCGACCTCGTCGATAAGCGCGAGCAAAGCCGAGGCACCGATCATCAACGTGAATTCATCATTTGCAACGACGCCGTTTTACTCGCCCTCCGTAACCCCTGCCACAGGCACGGATCAAATTAGCACAGCAGGACCATCGTCGGTGCTGCAACAAGAAATAAAACCAACCGTCTCCACGTCTTTGTCCATGGAGCTGATAAACTCGTTGTCCAGTATGATCGGTCAAGTTTCCGAAATTTCCGTGTCTTCTATTCTACCTATATCCACCGATTTCCAAGGGCAATCGTCCCACAACGAAGTCGAGGGAAAAAACCGTGAGAATAATTCCGAAATGTGGAAGAGCGCAACAGCATCGTCACCGATAGACGTACCGATTAAATTACCTACGACCGATGGAGGGGCGGCACTGCCGAGCATGGCCGATACGTACGACGAACCTATAGAAGACTCGGTCGCTGGAACAGCTTCCACGATGCTTCCGCGGATCGATCAAGATCGAGTCACTTGGAGCATCCCGCCTGTTGCATCGACGAATTCGATACATTCCGTTGGAGGTATCAATTTCACTAGTACTTGGACAACGTTCCCCGATGACCACGCTACGCCGAATTCTACTTTGTCGGAAAAGTATACCGATTCAACGGAAACGGCGATTACAGAGGGACCGCTCGGCGCTACGACCAACGCGACGCCCGTTACCTTACGAACCGTGGTCAAACCGTTCGATTCGATGAAAACAAATTCGACGGATTTCAAATCTTCGTCAAAAATATCGGACGTTATCGAAAGTATGCTCGAAACGGTATCGACCGAAGCGAATAATATCCGTTCTACGGAGCCACTTGCTTTACCAAATCTTCCGTCAGAGATTCTTCCTCCGAAAACATTGGCCAGTGGTCTTATCACCGGCTACGAATTTACCGACACGAATAGAAACGTTACAGCTGTCGTCGATACGGACGTTCCTTTGAAACTAGAGGTACACAGTCGTCTGCCTTCTGCGACGGAGATCTCAACGAATGGCAGTTCAACGAACAAGAATGCGAACGAAACGATTTACGTTAAGCTAATAACACCGTCGAATCCAGCCAAAGGACCAGGAACGTTCGAGACGACGACCACAGTATCCACTACGCGAGTAGAAAACAACGCAACGACCCTGTCGAAAGATACGAATGACATTCCAACGACCGATTCATCCGTATCCGGTGTTGCTGCTTCGATCGACGCATTTACGGACCGTGCCAAGGTTTCTTCTTCTGAAAATATCCATTATACGACTACAGTATCGAGCAAGGAGTCCAGTGTTTTTCTCGATTCGAAACAGTCGATATCGCATGGTACAACGAACGTTGACGAGATCACCGAACCCTCCTCGATAATTACCAAGCTCGAAGAAATTCCTCTGGAAGCATTTAAAAAGGACGATACAACCTCGGCTACGGACTCGGATCGTCTCGATGGAATCTCATCGACAGAGTCCATCGTACAAGTTGTACACGATACGTCGACGACATTCGATCGATCGTCGACAAACGAGCCGACATCAACGGACACGAGCGTAGATGCTGTTGATCCAACGATCGATAGTATTGCTATCGTTGCTGATATTACCGTTACCGACGCATCGATCTTACCAACGAACAAAGAGACGAACAATTCTTCGAATACAACGATCGATACACCAAGCACAAACCTACCTAACAAAACAAATTCGGTAGACGTTGAttcgtcgaaaaacgaaacgaCAACAGAATCGATCTATCCGTTAACAGGAACCGAATCGAAATGGAATATTACGCGTAATGTATCGACGAATGAAACGGACAAATTCGAAAGTTTATATCCGAGCGCAACCAACACAACGGACGACGGTAATTTTGACGACAAATGGCAGCGGATAACTTTACACGAAACAGTTGCAACGTCGCCAACAAAATctacgacgtcgacgacgacgacggctacGACGACTacaacggcggcggcggctacgaCGACTACAACGGCGACGACAACGTTATCGATGCACGAGACCAACTCGACGGAAAATGACACACGGTATCAAACGACTCCGAACGAGGTGAGCGAAACCTCAACTACCGTCACCGTCACACTGAATCCTTCAAAGAGTACTGGCGGACTAGATAGCAGCACTAAAAACGCGAGCAACGATATCGTCAACTTTTCAAGACTTTGCAACGAGCTGGCATTGAAATTTTGGATAGCGGCAAACAAGGGATTGAGCACCGGCAGATCGCTTGCCCTTTCACCGTTCGGAATGGTCAGCTTACTAGCAATGATCTTCCTTGGCGCGCGAGGATCGACGTCCGACCAAATGAACGAAGTTCTCGGGCTCGATAACGTCGTTACTTTTAATCCGCATTTAATTTTCCAAAATGTGACGGATGCTGTAAGCTTGGCAAGAAATCAGGGCATCGCGAACGCGGCGTTCGTTCGCGAACTGTTTGCGGACAAGGTGAAAATTCGGAAATTACTACCGTTCTACAAGGAACAGGCCCACCAATTTTACGAAGGACTAGTGGCCGAAGTCAATTTCGCTACCATCAGCGATCTCGCGCGTCGACGAACCAATCTCTTGATCAGAAAACAAACTGGCGGTCGAATCCGAGATTTCGTCAAAAGTAACGCTGTTCCGTTAAGATCGCCCCTCGCGGCCATTTCCGCGAACGTGTTCCAAACCGACTGCAACACCAGTTCGGCCAGCACAACGGGACGAGACGGGGAATTATATTTCGCGGTGTCGTCCGCGCACAGATTGAGAAAATTGATTCCGGTACCGGCAACCGTTTGGCGATCGAACGTGCTCGCCGGTTACGAACCAAGCTTGGATGCCACCGCGATCGGCCTCGGCGGTGCCGATAAATTGGTTTCAACGATATTCCTGTTGCCCGGCCAGCAGGGTCACGCCGCGCCTGGCGACACCTTGGACCGGCTCGAGCAGAGGTTGGTCAAGGGAGCCTTCCGGGACGATACGTGGAACAAGCTTCTCAAAGTTCTGATACCCAGACGCGGTCTCGAATTACAAATACCCAAGTTCAGTCATCGATCTGTCGTCAACGCTACCGCTGCTCTGAAAAGAATGGGCTTGGATCGGTTGTTCTCGCACGATGCCGACTTCAAAGGGATCAACGGAATCGGAAATCGTTTATTTTTATCCGACATCGTACAG ATGAATCTGTTTAGCACGTGCGGCGATGAAAACACCGCCAACGGGCGACATCATGTGGAAATTTATCCAGCGAGTCCTTTATCGCGGGAATCTTCGAGTCACGATTACCAACACCGATCTCTGGACCTCGACGGACGACAACTGGATTCTGATTCGGTCGCACCAACATTCGACTTTCGCGCGAAAAATCATCCAAGAACCGTTTCCACAAGCGGTACCTTGTCCGGAGTCTCCGAAAAACAAACCGAAGACAGACCAAGATTGAAATTGGATCAACCATTTCTCTATTTCGTACGACACAATCCGACCGGTCTTATTCTTCACATGGGTCGTTTCAACCCAAGATTACTTTAA
- the LOC143357683 gene encoding uncharacterized protein LOC143357683 isoform X2: MSCRFCPSFSTVVHYPSSHRRDYSKEEASMTLEWFYVTLTAFAVWMYCLNLSMGEPFPENTMVLPSRKFLKSSAVSPVSVFAETKRNNERNGNDHTAKRKGGTSDKSSVVNDVKLLYRLPPSPANLLKPDGFQFYTYNERGDMITKQMTPQEIQALIASGGPDHSNIGVQEPQKAEDILTGGKKVMDVVEKVQNVLKSAMNKPPTLTGTISNSVPEKANVEWSNILPVILAGDKHGDVADDTRYVERFTTTPTIRSSTVRNDYTLENAFATAFTTTAGLDNGIKFAETTPHGFGENRTRQTTSTTLTISTSTANTPTETEKFMIPVAVITAEQKPQAWRSTTQSPIFQKITEILPSTNVVANVENYNDNSNRLSSDGIDSVKSNVSTVPVDATKTNVLPTVSVVSAIVESTTSIVYSSTGQTKPASAVADTSDTSTTWTTSTTPNVATEPTSSISASKAEAPIINVNSSFATTPFYSPSVTPATGTDQISTAGPSSVLQQEIKPTVSTSLSMELINSLSSMIGQVSEISVSSILPISTDFQGQSSHNEVEGKNRENNSEMWKSATASSPIDVPIKLPTTDGGAALPSMADTYDEPIEDSVAGTASTMLPRIDQDRVTWSIPPVASTNSIHSVGGINFTSTWTTFPDDHATPNSTLSEKYTDSTETAITEGPLGATTNATPVTLRTVVKPFDSMKTNSTDFKSSSKISDVIESMLETVSTEANNIRSTEPLALPNLPSEILPPKTLASGLITGYEFTDTNRNVTAVVDTDVPLKLEVHSRLPSATEISTNGSSTNKNANETIYVKLITPSNPAKGPGTFETTTTVSTTRVENNATTLSKDTNDIPTTDSSVSGVAASIDAFTDRAKVSSSENIHYTTTVSSKESSVFLDSKQSISHGTTNVDEITEPSSIITKLEEIPLEAFKKDDTTSATDSDRLDGISSTESIVQVVHDTSTTFDRSSTNEPTSTDTSVDAVDPTIDSIAIVADITVTDASILPTNKETNNSSNTTIDTPSTNLPNKTNSVDVDSSKNETTTESIYPLTGTESKWNITRNVSTNETDKFESLYPSATNTTDDGNFDDKWQRITLHETVATSPTKSTTSTTTTATTTTTAAAATTTTTATTTLSMHETNSTENDTRYQTTPNEVSETSTTVTVTLNPSKSTGGLDSSTKNASNDIVNFSRLCNELALKFWIAANKGLSTGRSLALSPFGMVSLLAMIFLGARGSTSDQMNEVLGLDNVVTFNPHLIFQNVTDAVSLARNQGIANAAFVRELFADKVKIRKLLPFYKEQAHQFYEGLVAEVNFATISDLARRRTNLLIRKQTGGRIRDFVKSNAVPLRSPLAAISANVFQTDCNTSSASTTGRDGELYFAVSSAHRLRKLIPVPATVWRSNVLAGYEPSLDATAIGLGGADKLVSTIFLLPGQQGHAAPGDTLDRLEQRLVKGAFRDDTWNKLLKVLIPRRGLELQIPKFSHRSVVNATAALKRMGLDRLFSHDADFKGINGIGNRLFLSDIVQMNLFSTCGDENTANGRHHVEIYPASPLSRESSSHDYQHRSLDLDGRQLDSDSVAPTFDFRAKNHPRTVSTSGTLSGVSEKQTEDRPRLKLDQPFLYFVRHNPTGLILHMGRFNPRLL; the protein is encoded by the exons ATGTCCTGTCGGTTCTGTCCAAGCTTTTCGACAGTTGTCCATTATCCATCGAGCCATCGTCGTG attattcgaaagaggaagcaAGTATGACTTTGGAATGGTTTTACGTAACATTGACGGCATTCGCGGTGTGGATGTACTGTTTGAATTTGAGCATGGGCGAGCCGTTTCCAGAGAATACCATGGTTCTACCGTCTAGGAAATTTCTTAAATCTAG CGCGGTTTCGCCAGTGTCAGTCTTTGCGGAAACTAAACGGAACAACGAAAGAAACGGCAACGATCACACGGCAAAAAGAAAAGGTGGAACCAGCGATAAATCGTCCGTGGTGAACGACGTCAAGTTGTTGTATCGTTTGCCACCTTCTCCTGCCAATTTGCTGAAACCCGATGGGTTTCAGTTTTACACTTACAACGAAAGAGGCGACATGATCACGAAACAAATGACTCCGCAAGAAATTCAAGCTTTGATCGCCAGCGGAGGACCGGATCATTCGAATATAGGGGTTCAAGAACCTCAGAAAGCTGAGGATATACTTACCGGTGGGAAAAAG GTGATGGATGTCGTGGAAAAAGTGCAAAACGTGCTCAAGAGCGCTATGAACAAGCCGCCAACGTTAACGGGAACAATCTCGAATTCGGTGCCGGAAAAAGCAAACGTCGAATGGAGCAACATTCTACCGGTTATTTTGGCTGGTGACAAGCACGGAGACGTAGCTGACGATACCCGTTACGTCGAACGATTTACAACGACGCCAACCATTCGTTCGTCCACCGTTCGAAACGATTACACTCTCGAGAATGCGTTCGCAACGGCGTTTACGACAACGGCTGGACTCGACAACGGCATCAAGTTTGCCGAAACAACTCCTCATGGATTCGGGGAGAATAGAACGCGACAGACCACTTCCACGACTTTGACGATTTCGACTAGCACCGCCAACACGCCCACGGAAACGGAAAAATTCATGATACCTGTGGCCGTTATAACAGCTGAACAGAAACCACAAGCATGGCGTAGTACCACTCAGAGTCctatttttcagaaaataacCGAAATTTTGCCATCGACAAACGTCGTAGCCAACGTCGAAAATTACAACGATAACAGCAATCGTTTGTCCTCGGACGGAATTGACTCGGTAAAATCAAACGTCTCCACGGTTCCTGTCGATGCTACGAAAACGAACGTTTTGCCCACCGTATCGGTGGTAAGCGCGATCGTAGAATCGACGACATCTATCGTTTATTCGTCAACGGGCCAAACTAAACCGGCATCCGCGGTGGCTGATACGTCGGACACGTCGACCACTTGGACCACGTCGACCACGCCGAACGTTGCTACAGAACCGACCTCGTCGATAAGCGCGAGCAAAGCCGAGGCACCGATCATCAACGTGAATTCATCATTTGCAACGACGCCGTTTTACTCGCCCTCCGTAACCCCTGCCACAGGCACGGATCAAATTAGCACAGCAGGACCATCGTCGGTGCTGCAACAAGAAATAAAACCAACCGTCTCCACGTCTTTGTCCATGGAGCTGATAAACTCGTTGTCCAGTATGATCGGTCAAGTTTCCGAAATTTCCGTGTCTTCTATTCTACCTATATCCACCGATTTCCAAGGGCAATCGTCCCACAACGAAGTCGAGGGAAAAAACCGTGAGAATAATTCCGAAATGTGGAAGAGCGCAACAGCATCGTCACCGATAGACGTACCGATTAAATTACCTACGACCGATGGAGGGGCGGCACTGCCGAGCATGGCCGATACGTACGACGAACCTATAGAAGACTCGGTCGCTGGAACAGCTTCCACGATGCTTCCGCGGATCGATCAAGATCGAGTCACTTGGAGCATCCCGCCTGTTGCATCGACGAATTCGATACATTCCGTTGGAGGTATCAATTTCACTAGTACTTGGACAACGTTCCCCGATGACCACGCTACGCCGAATTCTACTTTGTCGGAAAAGTATACCGATTCAACGGAAACGGCGATTACAGAGGGACCGCTCGGCGCTACGACCAACGCGACGCCCGTTACCTTACGAACCGTGGTCAAACCGTTCGATTCGATGAAAACAAATTCGACGGATTTCAAATCTTCGTCAAAAATATCGGACGTTATCGAAAGTATGCTCGAAACGGTATCGACCGAAGCGAATAATATCCGTTCTACGGAGCCACTTGCTTTACCAAATCTTCCGTCAGAGATTCTTCCTCCGAAAACATTGGCCAGTGGTCTTATCACCGGCTACGAATTTACCGACACGAATAGAAACGTTACAGCTGTCGTCGATACGGACGTTCCTTTGAAACTAGAGGTACACAGTCGTCTGCCTTCTGCGACGGAGATCTCAACGAATGGCAGTTCAACGAACAAGAATGCGAACGAAACGATTTACGTTAAGCTAATAACACCGTCGAATCCAGCCAAAGGACCAGGAACGTTCGAGACGACGACCACAGTATCCACTACGCGAGTAGAAAACAACGCAACGACCCTGTCGAAAGATACGAATGACATTCCAACGACCGATTCATCCGTATCCGGTGTTGCTGCTTCGATCGACGCATTTACGGACCGTGCCAAGGTTTCTTCTTCTGAAAATATCCATTATACGACTACAGTATCGAGCAAGGAGTCCAGTGTTTTTCTCGATTCGAAACAGTCGATATCGCATGGTACAACGAACGTTGACGAGATCACCGAACCCTCCTCGATAATTACCAAGCTCGAAGAAATTCCTCTGGAAGCATTTAAAAAGGACGATACAACCTCGGCTACGGACTCGGATCGTCTCGATGGAATCTCATCGACAGAGTCCATCGTACAAGTTGTACACGATACGTCGACGACATTCGATCGATCGTCGACAAACGAGCCGACATCAACGGACACGAGCGTAGATGCTGTTGATCCAACGATCGATAGTATTGCTATCGTTGCTGATATTACCGTTACCGACGCATCGATCTTACCAACGAACAAAGAGACGAACAATTCTTCGAATACAACGATCGATACACCAAGCACAAACCTACCTAACAAAACAAATTCGGTAGACGTTGAttcgtcgaaaaacgaaacgaCAACAGAATCGATCTATCCGTTAACAGGAACCGAATCGAAATGGAATATTACGCGTAATGTATCGACGAATGAAACGGACAAATTCGAAAGTTTATATCCGAGCGCAACCAACACAACGGACGACGGTAATTTTGACGACAAATGGCAGCGGATAACTTTACACGAAACAGTTGCAACGTCGCCAACAAAATctacgacgtcgacgacgacgacggctacGACGACTacaacggcggcggcggctacgaCGACTACAACGGCGACGACAACGTTATCGATGCACGAGACCAACTCGACGGAAAATGACACACGGTATCAAACGACTCCGAACGAGGTGAGCGAAACCTCAACTACCGTCACCGTCACACTGAATCCTTCAAAGAGTACTGGCGGACTAGATAGCAGCACTAAAAACGCGAGCAACGATATCGTCAACTTTTCAAGACTTTGCAACGAGCTGGCATTGAAATTTTGGATAGCGGCAAACAAGGGATTGAGCACCGGCAGATCGCTTGCCCTTTCACCGTTCGGAATGGTCAGCTTACTAGCAATGATCTTCCTTGGCGCGCGAGGATCGACGTCCGACCAAATGAACGAAGTTCTCGGGCTCGATAACGTCGTTACTTTTAATCCGCATTTAATTTTCCAAAATGTGACGGATGCTGTAAGCTTGGCAAGAAATCAGGGCATCGCGAACGCGGCGTTCGTTCGCGAACTGTTTGCGGACAAGGTGAAAATTCGGAAATTACTACCGTTCTACAAGGAACAGGCCCACCAATTTTACGAAGGACTAGTGGCCGAAGTCAATTTCGCTACCATCAGCGATCTCGCGCGTCGACGAACCAATCTCTTGATCAGAAAACAAACTGGCGGTCGAATCCGAGATTTCGTCAAAAGTAACGCTGTTCCGTTAAGATCGCCCCTCGCGGCCATTTCCGCGAACGTGTTCCAAACCGACTGCAACACCAGTTCGGCCAGCACAACGGGACGAGACGGGGAATTATATTTCGCGGTGTCGTCCGCGCACAGATTGAGAAAATTGATTCCGGTACCGGCAACCGTTTGGCGATCGAACGTGCTCGCCGGTTACGAACCAAGCTTGGATGCCACCGCGATCGGCCTCGGCGGTGCCGATAAATTGGTTTCAACGATATTCCTGTTGCCCGGCCAGCAGGGTCACGCCGCGCCTGGCGACACCTTGGACCGGCTCGAGCAGAGGTTGGTCAAGGGAGCCTTCCGGGACGATACGTGGAACAAGCTTCTCAAAGTTCTGATACCCAGACGCGGTCTCGAATTACAAATACCCAAGTTCAGTCATCGATCTGTCGTCAACGCTACCGCTGCTCTGAAAAGAATGGGCTTGGATCGGTTGTTCTCGCACGATGCCGACTTCAAAGGGATCAACGGAATCGGAAATCGTTTATTTTTATCCGACATCGTACAG ATGAATCTGTTTAGCACGTGCGGCGATGAAAACACCGCCAACGGGCGACATCATGTGGAAATTTATCCAGCGAGTCCTTTATCGCGGGAATCTTCGAGTCACGATTACCAACACCGATCTCTGGACCTCGACGGACGACAACTGGATTCTGATTCGGTCGCACCAACATTCGACTTTCGCGCGAAAAATCATCCAAGAACCGTTTCCACAAGCGGTACCTTGTCCGGAGTCTCCGAAAAACAAACCGAAGACAGACCAAGATTGAAATTGGATCAACCATTTCTCTATTTCGTACGACACAATCCGACCGGTCTTATTCTTCACATGGGTCGTTTCAACCCAAGATTACTTTAA